In one window of Methanoculleus chikugoensis DNA:
- the rpl12p gene encoding 50S ribosomal protein P1, translating to MEYIYAALLLHNAGKDVTEENVTAVLNAAGVEVQDARVKALVAALEDVNIEEAISKAAVAPVAAAPAAAAPAAAAAPAAEEEAEEESKKEEEEESGMAGLGALFG from the coding sequence ATGGAGTATATCTACGCTGCACTGCTCCTGCACAACGCAGGCAAGGATGTAACTGAAGAGAATGTGACTGCTGTCCTGAACGCGGCCGGTGTCGAGGTCCAGGATGCCCGCGTGAAGGCGCTCGTCGCCGCACTCGAGGACGTGAACATCGAGGAGGCCATCAGCAAGGCCGCCGTCGCGCCCGTCGCCGCTGCCCCTGCAGCTGCTGCCCCTGCAGCCGCCGCCGCGCCCGCAGCCGAGGAAGAGGCCGAGGAAGAGTCCAAGAAGGAAGAGGAAGAAGAGAGCGGCATGGCCGGTCTCGGCGCCCTCTTCGGCTAA